Genomic segment of Pseudothermotoga hypogea DSM 11164 = NBRC 106472:
ATAGATCAACTGGAAAATCACATCAAAACCTTCAACGAGCGAACGGAACCGCTGGGAAACATCTTGAGGACCTTGCAGAGGAACGACAGTAACTGGATTGTACTGAGGGAGTTCGTTTATGCTGATTCCGTAAAGATCAGTCTGTACGAGCTCTATGACCCAAGTTCGGTTAAAACGGCTGATCAACTGGAAAAGGTTTTGATCGACCTTGGATACAAGGTGACGAAGAGCAACGAATACGATGCGCAGATGACGTTTCTTGGAAAGAGAATATCGAGCGTTTCCATGGAGGGAAGAAGATAATATGCCACGCAGATTGGCGATCCTTTTGGCTTTGCTGATCGCGCTGGGATCAGCTCTCTATTTTGATGTGTACGATTATTTCAGTTCGAGAAATATGATTTCGAAATTTGAAAGCTCACTCGTGAAGCTCGAGCTGTACGATAAGAACGTTGAAGAAAAGAAGGAATATTTGAGCAATCTTGAAAAGGCCGTTCAGCCCAGAACGACTCTCAAAGAAATTGAATCTTTGACACAAGCAGCGAATCTGAACCTTTCATCGCAGAAGGATGGTACTTATTTGATCGAAGGAACCTGTGAGCCAGAAAAGTTGAGAGACCTCGTGGCCCACCTTTTGAGCAGTGCCAACGTTGTCGTTCAGTCCATGCTCATCGACTCCAGGCAGATTGTACCTGTGGTCACCGATGAAATGAAAGTGGCCGTTCGCGTGAGCGTCAGGCTGGTCCTGAAGGGTGTGACGCTCGAATGAATAAGCGTTTGATTGTCCTGCTTCTGGTGCTCGTCGGGGTTTGGGCCATCGCCATCTACGTACTGTTCTTCTACCAAAAGTCGCCTGTGACGGGTGTAACAGCACAGCCACGCGAACAGGTTTTACAGCCTCTGATCAGGAGGTTGACGGACTCAGATATCGAACGTTTTAGAAAGAATGTTGAAGCACCGAAGCCCATCATGGACGTTTTCGAACCTTATCTGTTGAAAGTGGACAAAGAACAACTGGTGCGCCAGGCACTTTCACAGGTAGAACCGCTCTCCAAATATAAGTTCAAGGGTTACTTCGTCAGTGAAAATGAAAACTTTGTGATGTTCTCAAACGGTATTTTGAAACCCGTCGGATCAACTCTCGAGGACAGGTATCTGATAATCCACGCAGTGAGTTTCGCAGCGATCGTGGTAGACCTCTTAACTGGAAATCTTTTGGTCGTGAAGTGAGGAGGGGGACGATGAGGAGGCTCGTTTTGTTGCTCATGTTGATTTTGGCCATGATCACTTTCGCAACCTCCCTGGTCAGGATCTCGCCAACTTTCAGCGTTGCTGGGGTTACTTTGGTGATGGAATTCGACTCCGATGTGAGCGAGAGAAACGTGTATCTGAAGAGGAACGCTTCGGGTTCTCTGGTATCGATTTACCTGCAGGACGTGAGGCACCCGTTGGATTCATTCTTCTTGCCCATCGCGTATGGTCCCGTCGAATCGCTGAGAGTCATCAACACGCACCAAGGAAGCCTCGTTCTTGTTCAGCTTCTTGTTCCAAAGGAACCTGAGATGAGCCTGTCTCCGCGAACACTCAAACTTTTCGTCCCATCTTCTCAAAAACAATTGAGTCTTGCGCTCGTTGACGGTGATGTCGAGACTGCGGTGAAATATCTGTGCGAAGAGCTGAAGCTTAACGTTGTCGTCTCTGAAAAAGTGAAGAGCCAGAAACTCTCGCTGAAACTGGACGACGTGTTGCCAGAGGACGCGCTGAGGAACATCTTGGTGATGGTCAGGGTGGGCAACGAACCTCTCGCTTACAGTTACATGCCCGACGGGACCCTGCACATAGGTACACGCAGCGAAATAGCAGCGAGATTTCAAAAGTTCTGGGGGATCTTTGAGGTAAAGGATGAAAGCCTTGTGCAAAAGCTCGAATCTCTCCTCTCGCCGAACGTTGTCATGAGTTATCTGGCGAACAAGTCGGTTTTGTTCGTGTATGGTGACGTACAGGAGCAAGAGATGATAGCGAAGATCCTTTCGCTCACGCCACAGATCGAAACGAGGGAGTTCTTCTCTGAAGGTTTCGTTGACGAAGCAAAGAAACTTCTCGATGCTTTGAAGGGTCTGTACAACTTTGAGTACCATCTATTGGAAGCTTTGAACAAGTTCATCCTGAAGGCCGATCCACAGACTTTGGATAAAGTGTTTCAGTACTTGAGAGAACTCGAAAGGATTATCAAGTTGAAGCAGAGTCGACAGGAAGTTGAAGAGACCCAAGAACCAGAGATGGTTCAACAAACGGTCAGCGAAACACTTCAGCTCATCTACGCGAAAGAGGCTATCGAAGTCTTGAAGAAGTTCCAGCTGGAAGCCGAGGAGATCTCGTTCGGTCTGGTTCGAATCGCCGGTGATCCAAAAAGGCTCGAGCTTGCGAGGAAGGTTCTCGAGGATCTCGGCTTTTTAGACTCTCAACAGGTGAGAAAACTTGTTATACCGAAGGTCCATTCTGAGAAGATTCTGAATGCACTCACAGAGATCTTGAGTATACCTAAGTCGCGGATCTTAGTTTCAGAGGACAAGGATGTCGTCAACGTTGCCTTGATAGCACCGAGGAACGTCCAGGATGTTGCCGAAGAGCTCTGTCAGCGTTTGATTCGTGTGTTCACTGCGGCAAGGTTTTCGGAGATATTCTTCCTGAAAGACAGGGAAACGGCACAACAGGTGTCTGCGATCTTGAACCAAATTTATGGGATAGATGCAAGCAGTGTTGAGAACGTACTCAGGGTCGTGGGAACGAATGAAGAAATCGACAGGGCAAGGAAATTCATAAACGTCTATGTGAGAGAGAGACACACAAAGGCTCTGGCGCTGACGATAGATCAGGAACTTTTTGCTGAACTGAAGACTCTCATAGAATCTCTGTTCGATGTCAGGTTAGAAGCAAACCTGAGATCACTCGGCCTGCTGTTGCTCAGCTCGGAGGATAAGCAGCAGCTCGAGTCGGCCGCGCAAGAGATCGAGTCCGTGGTGAAACTTTTGTCTGAGAGACCATCGAAGACTCACGAACTGGTACCGGTGATCGAAACAGTGGACTTTAACGATCTGAGGCTTTTGCTTTCGGAAATCTATGGTGTTAGAGTCGAGAAAACGCAGTTCTTCTACCTGCTTGTGGGACA
This window contains:
- a CDS encoding type II secretion system protein GspD; this translates as MRRLVLLLMLILAMITFATSLVRISPTFSVAGVTLVMEFDSDVSERNVYLKRNASGSLVSIYLQDVRHPLDSFFLPIAYGPVESLRVINTHQGSLVLVQLLVPKEPEMSLSPRTLKLFVPSSQKQLSLALVDGDVETAVKYLCEELKLNVVVSEKVKSQKLSLKLDDVLPEDALRNILVMVRVGNEPLAYSYMPDGTLHIGTRSEIAARFQKFWGIFEVKDESLVQKLESLLSPNVVMSYLANKSVLFVYGDVQEQEMIAKILSLTPQIETREFFSEGFVDEAKKLLDALKGLYNFEYHLLEALNKFILKADPQTLDKVFQYLRELERIIKLKQSRQEVEETQEPEMVQQTVSETLQLIYAKEAIEVLKKFQLEAEEISFGLVRIAGDPKRLELARKVLEDLGFLDSQQVRKLVIPKVHSEKILNALTEILSIPKSRILVSEDKDVVNVALIAPRNVQDVAEELCQRLIRVFTAARFSEIFFLKDRETAQQVSAILNQIYGIDASSVENVLRVVGTNEEIDRARKFINVYVRERHTKALALTIDQELFAELKTLIESLFDVRLEANLRSLGLLLLSSEDKQQLESAAQEIESVVKLLSERPSKTHELVPVIETVDFNDLRLLLSEIYGVRVEKTQFFYLLVGQREALESAKQLLDRIRDLVGKPVETTYRLVKVREDLSVDALIRAVISVAKVEIVSIGNLLLIKGEETQIFKALELVALIEENVPVKVEEPKKITVIVKELVPEFPAGEFKAYLAKIGLEVDFEAFAALDIVVISGEERAVAKAAAEYEKFAETILKKIQARAEEEKERREKLLKVQRVSEDAVSVECDGIALKDVIETVAEELGVSIVFVTFPQETITMKVSTISWQQFKDVIEKNYGYSFVESEGVTVVLKPAPVLDTTAEQKFIYKVSHNLDKIKSVVEFYGGRVYVDDLNDLLILTNLSVEAKQEVERLIDELSKPLKQVEIEARFIDRSLTDELSRRANLALEMPSASAGIGSSGTLNLSMSVIDLVDYRNLLSLLAGAQVTLDVSAQNSNSLTDLLASPRIVTVSGKEAKILIGERVPFVAGVDEAGRILIDYMDVGIQLRITPIVRSDGSIQLKLYTEVSEVKERTLSGMNTYGKITRQAETEVILKSDQTLVIGGLVQDKSVKSVAKVPVLGELPFIGQLFRSVTDRKDKAELLIFITARVIEP